The following proteins are co-located in the Rippkaea orientalis PCC 8801 genome:
- a CDS encoding YdcF family protein, translating to MTNFLFLSKILPLFLYPLGLSCLLLLVALILFWKRPNWTPFPVAFALVILLISSNAWVSSALIQSLEQQISPPVIIPQAEVIVVLGGATKSPVKPRPMVDVNEHGDRLFYAAKLYLDQKAPLIIASGGRISWSGNSRPESEDMAQLLQMLGVPSQAIIQEPNSLNTYENAINVKQILDNLGIKKVLLVTSAFHLPRARLIFEKLGINVIGTPTDYFVTEIDETNNQTSIEGFILGLLPDAHRLSLTTLALKEYIGTFIYRLKGWL from the coding sequence ATGACAAATTTTCTATTTTTATCGAAAATTTTACCGCTTTTTTTGTATCCGTTAGGATTATCTTGTTTACTGCTTTTAGTTGCCCTAATTTTATTTTGGAAACGTCCTAATTGGACTCCTTTTCCGGTTGCTTTTGCTTTAGTCATTCTCTTGATTTCTAGCAATGCTTGGGTGAGTTCTGCCCTGATTCAATCCCTAGAACAGCAAATTTCTCCTCCTGTAATAATCCCTCAAGCAGAGGTGATCGTGGTTCTTGGAGGTGCGACGAAATCCCCGGTTAAACCCCGTCCGATGGTTGATGTGAATGAACACGGCGATCGCTTATTTTATGCAGCTAAACTCTATTTAGACCAAAAAGCTCCTTTAATTATTGCATCAGGAGGGCGCATTAGTTGGTCAGGGAATAGTCGTCCTGAGTCAGAAGATATGGCACAATTATTACAAATGTTGGGGGTTCCTTCTCAGGCAATTATTCAAGAACCTAACTCATTGAATACCTATGAAAATGCCATTAATGTTAAACAAATTTTAGATAATTTAGGGATCAAAAAAGTTTTATTAGTCACTTCTGCATTTCATTTACCCCGTGCCCGTTTAATTTTTGAAAAATTAGGTATTAATGTTATTGGAACACCAACCGATTATTTTGTCACCGAAATTGATGAAACTAATAACCAAACGAGTATCGAAGGATTTATCTTAGGATTATTGCCGGATGCTCATCGACTGTCTTTAACTACCTTAGCACTCAAAGAATATATCGGAACCTTTATCTATCGATTAAAAGGATGGTTATAA
- a CDS encoding DUF3318 domain-containing protein codes for MSVESEISRLLDVMPASGRMLTKIVSKPQQSKVIDAPFSPPWNRDSRPIYINFDLWRRLPRGQRDLLILRATSSLTGIKWFKPDLYQGITLAGLLGLTVQTVQGDILGMVASGGLTAIAGYQIWRNNRSVQRELDADEEAIKVALRRGYTEVEAARNLLEGLEGCAQLEGRSSLNFTELIRVQNLKAMANLSPVGVPENVKTRE; via the coding sequence ATGAGTGTTGAATCTGAAATTAGCCGTTTATTGGATGTGATGCCCGCTTCGGGGAGAATGTTAACGAAAATTGTTAGCAAACCCCAGCAGTCTAAGGTAATTGATGCGCCGTTTTCTCCCCCTTGGAATCGGGATAGCCGTCCTATCTATATTAACTTCGATTTGTGGCGACGGTTGCCTAGAGGACAGCGAGATTTATTGATCTTAAGGGCAACAAGCAGTTTAACGGGGATTAAATGGTTTAAACCCGATTTATATCAAGGAATTACCCTCGCTGGACTGTTGGGATTGACAGTGCAAACGGTTCAAGGGGATATTTTAGGCATGGTCGCGTCGGGTGGGTTAACGGCGATCGCAGGATATCAAATTTGGCGCAATAACCGCAGTGTGCAACGGGAACTCGATGCCGATGAAGAGGCGATTAAAGTGGCTCTCAGAAGGGGTTATACGGAGGTAGAAGCCGCGAGAAATCTCTTGGAGGGTCTAGAAGGCTGTGCCCAATTAGAAGGGCGTTCTAGCCTCAATTTTACCGAATTAATTCGGGTTCAGAATCTTAAGGCCATGGCTAATCTGTCTCCCGTTGGCGTTCCTGAAAATGTTAAAACAAGGGAATAA
- the folB gene encoding dihydroneopterin aldolase, with amino-acid sequence MDFIEITGIRCYGYIGYLPEEQVLGQWFEVDLILGLDLDPAGQTDQLEDTLDYRQAIAIVKRLIATEKFALIEKLAAAIAQAILTLDKVQQVRVRLSKPAAPIPDFGGKITVDITRKN; translated from the coding sequence ATGGACTTCATTGAAATTACTGGGATTCGTTGTTATGGCTATATTGGATATTTGCCGGAGGAACAAGTCTTAGGTCAATGGTTTGAAGTGGATCTAATTCTGGGGCTAGATTTAGACCCCGCAGGTCAGACAGATCAGTTAGAGGATACCCTTGATTATCGTCAAGCGATCGCCATTGTTAAAAGACTGATTGCTACTGAAAAATTTGCCCTGATCGAAAAATTAGCTGCTGCGATCGCCCAAGCTATTTTAACCTTAGATAAAGTCCAACAAGTCAGAGTTCGTCTGAGCAAACCGGCTGCTCCTATTCCTGATTTTGGCGGTAAAATCACGGTTGATATTACTCGAAAAAATTGA
- a CDS encoding rhomboid family intramembrane serine protease, with the protein MSVMNHHQENGLSREMKTHATILGGFVAVFWISELLDLFVFRGALNRFGIVPHNLIGLRGILFAPFLHGSLSHLIGNTIPFVVLGWFVMLQETSDFWIVTGLTMLIGGLGVWLFGAPGSVHIGASILIFGYLGFLLLRGYFQRNFVSIFLSVLVGFLYGGLVLGVLPSAPGISWQGHLFGFLGGVLAAKLIANEKRYYS; encoded by the coding sequence ATGAGCGTTATGAATCACCATCAAGAGAATGGACTTTCCCGTGAGATGAAAACCCATGCCACCATTTTAGGGGGATTTGTCGCCGTGTTTTGGATATCAGAACTCTTAGATTTATTCGTTTTTCGAGGAGCCTTAAATCGATTTGGCATTGTCCCCCATAATCTTATCGGATTACGGGGAATTTTGTTTGCCCCCTTCCTCCATGGTAGCTTATCCCATTTAATCGGTAATACCATTCCTTTCGTGGTTTTAGGCTGGTTTGTCATGCTCCAAGAAACCAGTGATTTTTGGATTGTGACAGGTTTAACCATGCTCATCGGAGGGTTAGGAGTTTGGTTATTTGGGGCTCCCGGTTCAGTCCATATCGGAGCCAGTATTCTCATTTTTGGCTATCTAGGATTTTTGCTCTTACGAGGCTATTTTCAACGCAACTTTGTCTCAATTTTTCTATCAGTTTTGGTGGGATTTCTTTACGGAGGATTAGTCTTAGGGGTCTTACCATCTGCTCCGGGGATTTCTTGGCAAGGCCATCTATTTGGCTTTCTGGGTGGGGTATTAGCTGCCAAATTAATTGCCAACGAAAAACGCTATTATTCTTAA
- a CDS encoding serine/threonine-protein kinase, which produces MITLLSNRYQILETLGKGGFGETFLAVDTQMPSARKCVIKQLNPCVQSSEIPDWLKERFKREAAVLEELGQNHPQIPGLYAYFSEDNDFYLVQEWIEGETLSQIYQQRGNFSEQEVKDLLIRILPILDYIHNHHIIHRDIKPDNIIIRDSDRQPVLIDFGIVKEAVATQMNMDGKTPYSIALGTPGYMPPEQAAGRPVYSSDLYSLGLTAVFLLTGKTPQYLPTDLQTGEILWRKEAPHVHSHLATIIDRTLRFHPKDRFPNAKKMLAALKAVPATSTAATIVINPSPPTPSLKTPPEPYNSPSDSESEPPWILLALGSFLVVSAVIGALTLGFMLAAKQRSRPLPSPSPTVESPEPQTFPSLSNPEPRRERPRVRQIQPQVTPQASPSPEPEVSPSPSPETSPTPDPQSSPTSETAPIADPTTVTPESVQPQPQPSPESVQPQPQPSPESVQPQPQPSPEAVQPPATPSVPDIIIDTEPKSPANQPQSPPSTAPKSSSNSGTSSKSVSESNSVPSSTN; this is translated from the coding sequence ATGATCACCCTCTTGAGTAATCGTTATCAAATCCTCGAAACCCTTGGTAAAGGTGGCTTTGGAGAGACTTTTTTAGCCGTTGACACTCAGATGCCTTCGGCCAGAAAATGCGTGATCAAACAACTTAACCCCTGTGTACAATCGTCAGAAATCCCAGATTGGCTAAAAGAGCGATTTAAACGAGAAGCGGCCGTCCTAGAAGAATTAGGGCAAAATCACCCGCAAATACCCGGTCTTTACGCCTATTTTTCCGAAGATAATGACTTCTACTTAGTCCAAGAATGGATTGAAGGAGAAACCCTCAGTCAAATTTATCAACAACGGGGAAATTTTTCAGAACAAGAAGTCAAAGACCTTCTCATCCGTATTTTACCGATTCTCGATTACATTCATAATCACCACATCATCCATCGAGACATTAAACCCGATAACATAATTATTCGAGACAGCGATCGCCAACCCGTTCTCATTGATTTTGGCATCGTCAAAGAGGCCGTGGCAACCCAGATGAATATGGACGGAAAAACCCCCTATTCTATTGCCTTGGGAACTCCTGGTTATATGCCCCCCGAACAAGCGGCGGGTCGTCCTGTGTATTCAAGCGATCTCTATAGCTTAGGGTTAACTGCCGTATTTTTGCTCACGGGGAAAACCCCCCAATATTTACCCACCGATCTACAAACGGGGGAAATTCTCTGGCGCAAAGAAGCTCCTCATGTTCATTCCCACCTCGCTACTATTATTGATCGAACACTCCGCTTTCATCCTAAAGACCGCTTTCCCAACGCGAAAAAGATGTTAGCGGCCTTAAAAGCGGTTCCGGCAACCTCCACGGCTGCTACGATTGTCATTAACCCTAGTCCCCCTACCCCCTCCCTAAAAACCCCTCCAGAGCCCTACAATAGCCCCTCAGACAGCGAAAGTGAACCCCCTTGGATACTTTTGGCCTTAGGGTCTTTCCTCGTGGTAAGTGCCGTTATCGGAGCCTTGACCTTGGGGTTTATGTTAGCGGCCAAACAGCGATCGCGTCCTCTTCCTTCCCCATCGCCAACGGTAGAATCCCCTGAACCCCAGACATTCCCCTCCCTGAGTAATCCTGAACCACGACGGGAGCGGCCTAGAGTTCGTCAGATTCAACCCCAGGTGACTCCCCAAGCCTCTCCCAGTCCTGAACCCGAAGTCTCTCCGAGTCCTTCCCCTGAAACGTCTCCTACCCCTGACCCCCAATCTTCTCCCACGTCTGAAACTGCACCAATTGCAGACCCCACGACTGTCACCCCTGAGTCGGTTCAACCGCAACCCCAACCGAGTCCTGAGTCGGTTCAACCGCAACCCCAACCGAGTCCTGAGTCGGTTCAACCGCAGCCTCAACCGAGTCCTGAGGCGGTTCAACCGCCAGCAACTCCCTCAGTCCCCGATATTATTATTGACACAGAGCCTAAATCCCCGGCAAATCAGCCTCAATCCCCTCCTTCGACTGCTCCTAAATCGTCTTCAAACTCTGGGACTTCCTCTAAGAGTGTTTCCGAGTCTAATTCTGTTCCTTCTTCGACTAATTAA
- a CDS encoding NADP-dependent malic enzyme, with protein MPSLPEDALKYHRYERPGKLEVNPTKPFLTQRDLSLAYTPGVAEPCRQIYQDPEQVYHYTIKGNLVAVASNGSAVLGLGNIGPLAGKPVMEGKAVLFKRFADIDVFDLEIDASDPDQFITIIKSLEPTFGGINLEDIKAPDSFYIEEKLKKQMQIPVFHDDQHGTAIITGAALLNALKVANKAIENVKVVYCGAGAAAIACAKLHLTLGVRPENVMMCDRQGVIYQGRTADINPYKAQFAAKTSARTLADALDNADVFIGLSVKGALSVPMLNSMAACPIVFALANPDPEIEYKTAKNARSDVIIATGRSDYPNQVNNVLGFPFIFRGALDVRAREINEAMKIAAVNALVKLTHEEVPHSVLRAYGLKTLSFGADYLIPKPFDHRVLFWVAPAVAQAAIETGVAQVSFNLEDYPEVLEKRMGLSSEIIRHSLQKAKTDPKRIVFPEGEHDKILGACQILLEEGIAYPILIGSEAKIHQRIADLGLTLPNIPIEDPRTSPKTALYVQELFRLRQRKGMTLEQAKKSILNPNIFASLMVHLGDADGVVAGISQSYPETLRPSLQIIGTHPEVTSVSGLYLMLFKHRMYFLADTTVNIEPSAEVLANIALESAKFAQRLDIVPRVALLSFSNFGSVKHHLCDRVKEAVRLVKERDPNLIIDGEMQADTAVNPILAKEHYPFSAIQGNANILIFPDLQSGNIAYKLLQELGGGEALGPILLGMAKSVQVLGRGCAIDSIVNMTAIAVLDAQEKEVEGINSPS; from the coding sequence ATGCCTTCTTTACCTGAAGATGCCCTAAAATACCATCGCTATGAGCGACCAGGGAAACTAGAAGTTAACCCTACCAAACCTTTTTTAACTCAACGGGATCTCTCCTTAGCTTATACCCCTGGAGTCGCTGAACCATGCCGTCAAATTTATCAAGATCCTGAACAAGTTTATCATTACACCATTAAAGGGAATTTAGTCGCCGTTGCCAGTAATGGCTCAGCCGTTTTAGGCTTAGGAAATATTGGTCCATTGGCCGGAAAACCCGTTATGGAAGGTAAAGCTGTGCTCTTTAAACGCTTTGCTGATATTGATGTTTTCGACCTAGAAATTGACGCTTCTGACCCCGATCAATTTATTACTATTATCAAAAGTCTTGAGCCAACCTTTGGTGGCATTAACCTAGAAGATATCAAAGCTCCAGATAGTTTTTACATCGAAGAAAAGTTAAAAAAACAGATGCAAATTCCCGTGTTTCATGACGATCAACACGGAACCGCTATTATTACCGGAGCAGCTTTATTAAATGCCTTAAAAGTCGCTAATAAAGCCATAGAAAACGTTAAAGTTGTCTATTGTGGAGCCGGAGCCGCCGCGATCGCCTGTGCTAAACTCCATTTAACCTTGGGAGTCCGTCCTGAAAATGTGATGATGTGCGATCGCCAAGGGGTCATTTACCAAGGCCGAACCGCAGACATAAACCCCTACAAAGCCCAATTTGCGGCTAAAACCTCTGCTCGTACTTTAGCGGACGCGCTAGACAATGCGGATGTTTTCATCGGGTTATCCGTCAAAGGAGCCCTATCCGTCCCCATGCTCAACAGTATGGCTGCTTGTCCCATCGTTTTTGCCCTAGCTAACCCCGACCCCGAAATTGAGTACAAAACCGCTAAAAACGCCCGTTCTGATGTGATTATCGCCACCGGACGCTCCGACTATCCCAACCAAGTTAACAACGTCCTAGGGTTTCCCTTTATCTTCCGAGGAGCCCTCGATGTTCGGGCACGAGAAATTAATGAAGCGATGAAAATTGCTGCCGTTAATGCCTTGGTTAAGCTAACTCACGAAGAGGTTCCCCATTCCGTTTTAAGGGCGTATGGGCTAAAAACCCTGAGTTTTGGAGCAGATTATCTCATTCCTAAACCCTTTGACCATCGGGTGTTATTTTGGGTTGCCCCGGCAGTGGCACAAGCAGCAATAGAAACAGGGGTCGCCCAGGTGTCTTTTAACTTAGAAGACTATCCAGAGGTCTTAGAGAAACGGATGGGGCTATCCTCAGAAATTATCCGCCATAGCCTCCAAAAAGCCAAAACTGACCCCAAGCGCATCGTTTTTCCCGAAGGAGAACACGACAAAATTCTGGGAGCTTGTCAGATTTTACTCGAAGAAGGCATCGCCTATCCCATTTTGATCGGTTCTGAGGCGAAAATTCACCAACGCATTGCCGACTTAGGGTTAACCTTGCCCAATATCCCCATTGAAGATCCCCGAACTTCTCCTAAAACAGCCCTATATGTGCAGGAATTATTCCGTTTACGTCAACGTAAAGGAATGACCTTAGAACAGGCTAAAAAAAGCATCCTCAACCCCAATATTTTTGCTTCCCTGATGGTTCATTTAGGAGATGCCGATGGGGTGGTAGCGGGTATTAGTCAATCTTATCCGGAAACCCTACGACCTTCCTTGCAGATCATTGGGACGCATCCTGAGGTAACTTCTGTATCGGGACTCTATCTGATGCTGTTTAAACACCGGATGTATTTTTTAGCGGATACAACGGTGAATATTGAGCCATCAGCCGAAGTTTTAGCAAATATTGCCCTAGAAAGTGCTAAATTCGCCCAACGCTTAGATATTGTCCCTCGTGTGGCCTTGTTGTCCTTTTCCAACTTTGGCAGTGTCAAACATCATCTATGCGATCGCGTTAAAGAAGCGGTAAGATTAGTCAAAGAGCGTGATCCCAACTTAATCATCGATGGGGAAATGCAAGCAGATACGGCCGTTAACCCCATTTTAGCCAAAGAACACTATCCCTTTTCGGCGATTCAAGGCAATGCCAATATTTTGATTTTCCCCGATCTTCAGTCAGGCAATATTGCCTATAAGTTACTCCAAGAATTGGGGGGAGGAGAAGCCTTGGGACCGATTTTATTAGGGATGGCAAAATCTGTTCAGGTTTTGGGGCGAGGCTGTGCTATTGATAGTATTGTGAATATGACAGCGATCGCCGTTTTAGATGCTCAGGAAAAAGAAGTTGAGGGGATCAACTCCCCATCCTAG
- the cimA gene encoding citramalate synthase: MGMANQVWLYDTTLRDGAQREGIALSLEDKLKIAHQLDRLGIPFIEGGWPGANPKDVQFFWKLQEEPLTQAEIVAFCSTRRPNITPDKDRMLQAILAAGTRWVTIFGKSWDLHVTEGLKTTLEENLAMISDTIEYLRSQGRQVIYDAEHWFDGYKANPDYALETLKAAKNAGAVWLVLCDTNGGTLPQEVNAIVKEVVNSLDIDPNGEGFPKLGIHPHNDSGTAVANGLAGVVEGVRMVQGTMNGYGERCGNANLCTLIPNLQLKMGYHCLSEGQLTQLTQTSRLISEIVNLAPDDHAPFVGRSAFAHKGGIHVSAVQKNPLTYEHIQPEKIGNERRIVISDQSGLSNVLSKAKTFGIELDKGDIICREILERIKTLEHEGYQFEAAEASFELLMRQALGQRKTMFQLKGFQVHCDMLQGEGTPYSNALATIKVTVNGEDKLEVAEGNGPVAALDSALRKALVNFYPEIAEFHLTDYKVRILDGGSGTSSRTRVLVESSNGKQRWTTLGVSPNILEASYQAVVEGIEYGLLLGTKVKEPVELS, translated from the coding sequence ATGGGTATGGCTAATCAAGTTTGGCTTTACGACACCACCCTCAGAGATGGCGCACAACGCGAAGGAATCGCCCTATCGTTAGAGGATAAGCTAAAAATTGCCCACCAACTCGATCGCCTGGGTATCCCGTTTATTGAAGGGGGATGGCCAGGGGCTAATCCCAAGGATGTCCAATTTTTCTGGAAATTGCAAGAAGAACCCCTCACTCAAGCGGAAATTGTCGCCTTTTGTTCCACCCGTCGCCCCAATATCACCCCCGACAAGGATCGAATGTTACAGGCGATTTTAGCAGCCGGAACCCGTTGGGTGACGATTTTTGGTAAGTCTTGGGATCTTCACGTCACAGAGGGGCTAAAAACCACCTTAGAAGAGAATTTAGCCATGATTAGCGATACCATTGAGTATCTTCGCAGTCAGGGAAGACAAGTGATTTACGATGCGGAACACTGGTTCGATGGCTACAAGGCTAACCCAGATTATGCCCTAGAAACCCTCAAAGCGGCTAAAAATGCCGGGGCGGTTTGGTTAGTTCTCTGTGATACGAATGGGGGAACGTTACCCCAAGAAGTCAACGCAATTGTCAAAGAGGTGGTAAATTCCTTAGATATTGACCCCAATGGCGAAGGATTTCCCAAATTAGGCATTCATCCTCATAATGACTCAGGAACTGCCGTTGCTAATGGGTTAGCCGGTGTAGTGGAAGGGGTGAGAATGGTTCAGGGGACGATGAATGGCTACGGAGAACGGTGTGGGAATGCCAATTTATGCACGTTAATCCCCAATTTACAGTTAAAAATGGGCTATCACTGCTTAAGCGAGGGGCAATTAACCCAATTAACCCAAACCAGTCGGTTAATTAGTGAAATCGTCAATTTAGCCCCGGATGATCACGCCCCCTTTGTGGGACGATCTGCTTTTGCTCATAAGGGCGGTATTCATGTTTCAGCCGTCCAAAAAAATCCCCTCACCTATGAACATATTCAACCGGAAAAAATTGGCAATGAACGACGGATTGTGATTTCTGATCAGTCGGGATTAAGTAATGTTTTATCCAAAGCAAAAACCTTTGGTATTGAGTTAGACAAAGGGGATATTATTTGTCGTGAAATTTTAGAGCGCATCAAAACTTTGGAACATGAAGGCTATCAATTTGAAGCCGCAGAAGCGAGTTTTGAATTACTAATGAGGCAAGCTTTGGGACAACGAAAAACGATGTTTCAACTCAAAGGATTTCAGGTTCATTGTGATATGTTACAAGGGGAAGGAACACCCTATAGTAATGCTTTAGCTACCATTAAAGTGACAGTGAATGGGGAAGACAAATTAGAAGTCGCTGAAGGCAATGGTCCGGTTGCTGCCTTAGATAGTGCTCTTCGCAAAGCCTTAGTTAATTTTTATCCCGAAATTGCTGAATTTCATCTGACTGATTATAAAGTTAGAATTTTAGACGGTGGTTCAGGAACCTCTTCTAGAACTCGCGTTTTAGTTGAGTCTAGCAATGGTAAACAACGCTGGACAACGCTAGGGGTTTCTCCTAATATTTTAGAGGCTTCCTATCAAGCGGTTGTTGAAGGAATTGAATACGGTTTGCTCTTAGGAACTAAGGTCAAAGAACCTGTTGAATTATCTTAA
- a CDS encoding 2Fe-2S iron-sulfur cluster-binding protein, giving the protein MPTITVQGQVITCDRGANLRRVLLQHGIPLYNHKAKFINCRGIGSCGTCAVEIVGEVSDPNWKDTARRSLPPHSPLKNRRLACQTQVLGDIQVIKYDGFWGQGDIPIF; this is encoded by the coding sequence ATGCCCACTATTACAGTTCAAGGACAAGTTATTACCTGCGATCGCGGTGCTAATCTCCGTCGTGTTTTATTGCAACACGGTATCCCACTCTATAATCATAAGGCCAAATTCATCAATTGTAGAGGAATTGGTTCCTGTGGAACTTGTGCGGTGGAAATTGTCGGAGAAGTCTCAGACCCTAATTGGAAAGATACAGCCAGACGGTCTTTACCCCCCCATTCTCCGCTAAAAAACCGTCGGTTAGCTTGTCAAACCCAAGTCTTAGGGGATATTCAAGTGATTAAATATGATGGGTTTTGGGGACAAGGAGATATTCCCATTTTCTAG
- a CDS encoding Rpn family recombination-promoting nuclease/putative transposase, protein MKTDTLFYRLFQSFPQILFELIQLPENQENEYCFQSVEVKQLAFRIDGVFVPKLADQDIPLYFCEVQFQNDTQFYGRFFAEIFLYLSKAGIDNDWRGVVIYPNRTVESNKIRRYQELLESSRVTRIYLDEIGETNPSSIGMATVKLIITPESEAINAARQLIQQVQQDLTDPQDLLQLIETILIYKLPRLTRQEIEAMFSLDELKQTQYFQDVLEEGRQEGRQEGRQEGRQEGLIKGKIEGKLESVPRLLALGLTVEQVATALDLPIEQVREIQEKEN, encoded by the coding sequence ATGAAAACAGACACTCTTTTTTATCGTCTTTTCCAATCGTTTCCTCAAATTTTATTTGAATTAATTCAACTTCCCGAAAACCAGGAAAATGAGTATTGTTTTCAGTCAGTTGAAGTCAAACAACTCGCTTTTCGTATTGATGGAGTATTTGTTCCTAAACTGGCGGATCAAGACATTCCTCTTTATTTCTGTGAAGTTCAATTTCAAAATGATACCCAGTTTTATGGACGCTTTTTTGCTGAAATTTTCTTATACTTAAGTAAAGCAGGAATTGATAATGATTGGCGAGGAGTTGTCATTTATCCTAACCGTACTGTTGAATCCAATAAGATTCGACGCTATCAAGAACTGTTAGAATCTAGCAGAGTAACACGAATTTATTTAGATGAAATTGGAGAGACTAATCCATCTTCTATCGGCATGGCTACGGTAAAATTAATTATTACGCCAGAAAGTGAAGCAATTAATGCTGCACGTCAACTAATTCAACAAGTTCAACAAGACCTAACTGACCCCCAAGATCTTTTACAATTGATAGAAACTATTTTGATTTATAAACTACCTCGTTTGACTCGTCAGGAGATAGAAGCCATGTTCAGTTTAGATGAATTGAAACAAACCCAATACTTTCAAGATGTCCTCGAAGAAGGTCGTCAAGAAGGTCGCCAAGAAGGTCGTCAAGAAGGTCGCCAAGAAGGACTGATTAAAGGAAAAATCGAGGGTAAATTGGAATCTGTTCCCCGTTTATTAGCCTTGGGACTAACAGTTGAACAAGTAGCAACGGCTTTAGATTTACCCATAGAACAAGTCAGGGAAATTCAAGAAAAAGAGAATTAA